One Triticum dicoccoides isolate Atlit2015 ecotype Zavitan chromosome 4B, WEW_v2.0, whole genome shotgun sequence genomic window carries:
- the LOC119291880 gene encoding probable signal recognition particle 43 kDa protein, chloroplastic: protein MEAVLRHPSLSRLKAPNPAAHRTQYLSITVPRRPRVPKRRLAAALFQDQTNPRTAAASKGGDEEDEEGYGEVDRIVSSRTVKNAVFAEDGSATTVTATEYLVEWKDGHEPTWIPAEAIAADVVAEYETPWWDAAKKADADALGALLADEALRRDPDAEDAQGRTAMHFAAGLGSEECLRLLAEAGADVGHAERAGGGLTPLHIAAGYGRATGVRALLELGADAEGPDGKGRTPLELVQEVLAATPKGVPAAFERRQALEAAAKELEKAVYEWGEVEKVVDGRGEGKWREYLVEWRDGGDREWVKAPWVAEDLVKDFEAGLEYGVAEAVLDRRQAADGDGDGKWEYLVKWVDTEEATWEPAENVDAELVQEFERQQPGNGGAASPAETFAG, encoded by the coding sequence atggaggccgtcctgCGACATCCATCCCTTTCCCGCCTCAAAGCCCCGAACCCAGCTGCTCACAGAACCCAGTACCTCTCCATCACGGTCCCTCGCCGTCCTCGCGTCCccaagcgccgcctcgccgccgcgctGTTCCAGGACCAGACCAACCCAAGAACCGCGGCAGCAAGCAAGGGGggcgatgaagaagacgaggaGGGGTACGGAGAGGTGGACCGCATCGTCTCCAGTCGAACCGTCAAGAACGCGGTGTTCGCAGAGGACGGCTCGGCCACCACCGTCACCGCCACGGAGTACCTCGTCGAGTGGAAAGACGGGCACGAGCCGACCTGGATCCCGGCGGAGGCGATAGCCGCGGACGTGGTGGCGGAGTACGAGACGCCGTGGTGGGATGCCGCCAAGAAGGCCGATGCGGATGCGCTGGGCGCGCTGCTGGCGGACGAGGCGCTGCGGCGGGACCCGGACGCCGAGGACGCGCAGGGGCGCACGGCGATGCACTTCGCGGCGGGGCTCGGGTCGGAGGAGTGCCTGCGCTTGCTCGCGGAGGCGGGGGCGGACGTGGGCCACGCGGAGCGCGCCGGCGGAGGGCTGACGCCGCTGCACATCGCGGCGGGGTACGGCCGCGCGACGGGCGTGCGCGCGCTGCTGGAGCTGGGCGCCGACGCGGAGGGCCCCGACGGGAAGGGCCGGACGCCGCTGGAGCTGGTGCAGGAGGTGCTGGCCGCGACGCCCAAGGGCGTCCCAGCGGCGTTCGAGCGGCGACAGGCgctcgaggcggccgcgaaggagcTGGAGAAGGCGGTGTACGAGTGGGGCGAGGTGGAGAAGGTGGTGGACGGGCGCGGCGAGGGCAAGTGGCGGGAGTACCTGGTGGAGTGGCGCGACGGCGGCGACCGGGAGTGGGTGAAAGCGCCGTGGGTGGCGGAGGACCTGGTGAAGGACTTCGAGGCCGGGCTGGAGTACGGCGTCGCGGAGGCCGTCCTGGACAGGAGGCAAGCGgcggacggcgacggggacggcaagTGGGAGTACCTCGTCAAGTGGGTGGACACCGAGGAGGCGACGTGGGAGCCCGCGGAGAACGTGGACGCTGAGCTCGTGCAGGAGTTCGAGCGGCAGCAGCCGGGGAACGGTGGTGCCGCATCGCCGGCGGAGACATTTGCCGGGTGA